The following are from one region of the Mesorhizobium sp. B4-1-4 genome:
- the leuS gene encoding leucine--tRNA ligase, with protein sequence MATERYNPRASEPKWQKAWAEKKLFEAHNDDPRPKYYVLEMFPYPSGRIHIGHTRNYTMGDVVARYKRAKGFNVLHPMGWDAFGMPAENAAMQNKVHPKEWTYQNIATMREQLKVMGLSLDWAREFATCDVDYYHRQQMLFLDFVEKGLVTRKSSKVNWDPEDMTVLANEQVIDGRGWRSGALVEQRELTQWFFKITDFAQDLLDSLDGLDEWPEKVKLMQQNWIGRSEGLLIRWPLASDAAGEHELEVYTTRPDTIFGASFMAIAADHPLARKAAETNPALAKFIEEVRHMGTSVAALETAEKKGFDTGIRVVHPFDDSWTLPVYVANFVLMEYGTGAIFGCPAHDQRDLDFANKYGLPVVPVVMPEGENPSAFQIIDVAYVDDGAMINSRFLDGMKPSQAFDEVAKLLEQKTIGNRPMAERKVNFRLRDWGISRQRYWGCPIPMIHCEHCGVVPVPKADLPVKLPDDVDFDRPGNPLDRHPTWRHVKCPQCGGDARRETDTMDTFVDSSWYFARFTAPWAHEPTDPRAANEWLPVDQYIGGIEHAILHLLYSRFFTRAMRETGHVDLAEPFKGLFTQGMVVHETYRVGTASNGRWLAPTEVRLEDVDGKRRAIDIATGEAVTIGPLEKMSKSKKNTVSPEDITDGYGADTARWFMLSDSPPERDVEWTDDGAAGAHRFMQRIWRLVSTAAETLAGVKPAAAAAGEAGAVSKATHKILKAVGEDIEKLAFNRAIARIYELANALTTPLNDVADGKADQALQGACRQAVEILVHLIAPVMPHLAEECWETLGGTELVAERPWPVFDPALVVDNEVTYPVQVNGKKRGDLTIARDADQGAVEKAVLALDFVQKALEGKAPRKVIIVPQRIVNVVA encoded by the coding sequence ATGGCAACCGAACGATACAATCCGCGCGCGTCAGAACCCAAATGGCAGAAGGCCTGGGCCGAAAAGAAGCTGTTCGAAGCGCACAATGACGATCCGCGTCCGAAATACTATGTGCTGGAGATGTTCCCCTATCCGTCGGGGCGCATCCATATCGGCCATACCCGCAATTATACGATGGGCGACGTGGTGGCGCGCTACAAGCGGGCCAAGGGTTTCAACGTGCTGCACCCGATGGGCTGGGACGCTTTCGGGATGCCGGCCGAGAACGCGGCGATGCAGAACAAGGTCCACCCCAAGGAATGGACCTACCAGAACATCGCCACCATGCGTGAGCAGCTCAAGGTCATGGGCCTGTCGCTGGACTGGGCGCGCGAGTTCGCCACCTGCGATGTCGACTATTACCACCGCCAGCAGATGCTGTTCCTCGACTTCGTCGAGAAGGGGCTGGTGACGCGCAAATCGTCCAAGGTCAACTGGGATCCGGAGGACATGACCGTGCTCGCCAACGAGCAGGTCATCGACGGGCGCGGCTGGCGCTCGGGCGCGCTGGTCGAGCAGCGCGAGCTGACGCAGTGGTTCTTCAAGATCACCGACTTTGCGCAGGATCTGCTGGATTCGCTCGACGGCCTCGACGAATGGCCCGAAAAAGTGAAGCTGATGCAGCAGAACTGGATCGGCCGTTCGGAAGGCCTGCTAATCCGCTGGCCGCTGGCCTCGGACGCTGCGGGCGAGCATGAGCTGGAAGTCTACACGACAAGGCCCGACACCATTTTCGGCGCCTCCTTCATGGCGATCGCCGCCGATCATCCGCTGGCTAGGAAGGCCGCCGAGACCAATCCGGCGCTGGCCAAGTTCATCGAGGAAGTGCGCCATATGGGCACTTCGGTGGCGGCGCTGGAGACGGCGGAGAAGAAGGGCTTCGACACCGGCATCCGCGTCGTTCATCCGTTCGACGACAGTTGGACGCTGCCCGTCTATGTCGCCAATTTCGTGCTGATGGAATATGGCACCGGCGCCATTTTCGGCTGCCCCGCGCATGATCAGCGCGATCTCGACTTCGCCAACAAATACGGCCTGCCGGTGGTGCCGGTGGTGATGCCGGAGGGCGAGAACCCGTCCGCGTTCCAAATTATCGACGTTGCCTATGTCGATGACGGCGCGATGATCAATTCACGCTTCCTCGATGGGATGAAGCCGAGCCAGGCCTTCGATGAGGTGGCGAAGCTCTTGGAGCAGAAGACGATCGGCAACCGGCCGATGGCCGAGCGCAAGGTGAATTTCCGCCTGCGCGACTGGGGCATTTCGCGCCAGCGCTACTGGGGCTGCCCGATCCCGATGATCCATTGCGAGCATTGCGGCGTGGTGCCGGTGCCGAAGGCCGACCTGCCGGTCAAGCTGCCCGACGATGTCGATTTCGACCGGCCGGGCAATCCGCTCGACCGGCATCCGACATGGCGGCATGTGAAGTGCCCGCAATGCGGTGGGGATGCACGCCGCGAGACCGACACGATGGACACCTTCGTCGATTCATCCTGGTATTTCGCCCGTTTCACCGCGCCCTGGGCGCATGAGCCGACCGACCCCAGGGCGGCCAATGAGTGGCTGCCGGTCGACCAGTATATCGGCGGCATCGAGCACGCGATCCTGCATCTGCTCTATTCGCGCTTCTTCACCCGTGCCATGCGCGAGACCGGCCATGTCGATCTGGCCGAGCCGTTCAAGGGCCTGTTCACGCAAGGCATGGTGGTGCACGAAACTTACCGTGTCGGCACGGCATCGAATGGCCGCTGGCTGGCGCCGACCGAGGTGCGGCTGGAGGATGTCGACGGCAAACGCCGCGCCATCGACATCGCCACCGGCGAGGCGGTGACCATCGGCCCGCTCGAGAAGATGTCGAAGTCCAAGAAGAACACGGTCAGCCCGGAAGACATCACCGACGGCTACGGCGCCGACACGGCGCGCTGGTTCATGCTGTCGGACTCACCGCCCGAGCGCGACGTCGAATGGACAGACGATGGCGCGGCGGGCGCGCATCGCTTCATGCAGCGCATCTGGCGCCTGGTATCGACGGCGGCCGAGACGCTGGCAGGGGTCAAGCCTGCCGCGGCTGCCGCCGGCGAAGCGGGAGCGGTCTCCAAGGCCACGCACAAGATTCTGAAGGCAGTCGGCGAGGACATCGAGAAGCTCGCCTTCAACCGTGCCATCGCCCGCATCTATGAGCTGGCCAACGCGCTGACCACGCCGCTCAACGACGTGGCGGACGGCAAAGCCGACCAGGCGCTGCAAGGCGCCTGCCGACAGGCGGTGGAGATCCTGGTGCATCTGATCGCGCCCGTCATGCCGCATCTGGCCGAGGAGTGCTGGGAGACGCTCGGCGGCACCGAACTGGTTGCCGAACGGCCATGGCCGGTCTTCGATCCGGCGCTGGTCGTCGACAACGAAGTGACCTATCCGGTGCAGGTCAACGGCAAGAAGCGGGGGGATTTGACAATTGCCCGCGACGCGGACCAAGGTGCGGTCGAAAAAGCGGTATTGGCTCTCGACTTCGTGCAGAAAGCACTTGAGGGTAAGGCTCCGCGCAAGGTGATCATCGTGCCGCAGAGGATCGTCAATGTCGTTGCCTGA
- a CDS encoding YggS family pyridoxal phosphate-dependent enzyme, translated as MGDTVQQFFAVKAKIAAAEQEAGREAGAVTLVAVSKTFDAADIKPVLETGQRVFGENRVQEAQGKWPDLKAAFPDIELHLIGPLQSNKAKEAVALFDVIETVDREKIAAELAKEIARQGRAPRLYVQVNTGSEPQKAGIDPREAVAFVARCRDVHGLAIEGLMCIPPADENPGPHFALLEKLAREAGVAKLSMGMSGDYETAIAFGATSVRVGSAIFGSR; from the coding sequence ATGGGCGACACCGTTCAGCAGTTTTTCGCGGTCAAGGCGAAGATCGCCGCCGCCGAGCAGGAAGCCGGTCGCGAAGCCGGCGCGGTGACGCTGGTGGCTGTTTCGAAGACCTTCGACGCCGCCGATATAAAGCCCGTTCTCGAGACCGGCCAGCGCGTGTTCGGTGAGAACCGCGTGCAGGAAGCGCAAGGCAAATGGCCTGACCTGAAAGCGGCTTTCCCGGATATCGAACTGCACCTGATCGGTCCGTTGCAGTCGAACAAGGCGAAGGAGGCGGTGGCCCTGTTCGACGTCATCGAGACGGTCGACCGCGAAAAGATCGCCGCCGAACTCGCCAAGGAGATCGCCAGGCAAGGCCGCGCGCCAAGGCTCTACGTCCAGGTCAACACCGGCTCCGAACCGCAGAAGGCCGGCATCGACCCGCGCGAGGCGGTGGCCTTTGTCGCCCGCTGCCGCGATGTGCACGGCCTCGCCATCGAAGGCCTGATGTGCATCCCGCCGGCCGACGAGAACCCGGGCCCGCATTTTGCTTTGCTGGAAAAGCTGGCACGGGAGGCAGGCGTTGCCAAACTGTCGATGGGCATGTCAGGCGACTACGAGACGGCAATCGCCTTTGGTGCCACCAGCGTTCGTGTGGGTTCGGCCATCTTCGGCAGCCGTTAA
- a CDS encoding type II toxin-antitoxin system Phd/YefM family antitoxin — MNWHLQDAKNNFSKVVQRARSEGPQTVTLRGERAAVVLSAEDYDRLAGKKKSLAEYLLTGPVWDDDFAEEVNRRPETMIRDVDF, encoded by the coding sequence ATGAACTGGCACCTCCAGGACGCAAAAAACAATTTCTCCAAGGTGGTTCAGCGCGCGCGTAGCGAGGGACCGCAGACAGTGACACTGCGCGGCGAACGCGCCGCAGTGGTGCTCTCGGCTGAGGATTACGACCGCCTAGCTGGAAAGAAAAAATCGCTGGCTGAATATCTCTTGACTGGCCCGGTCTGGGACGATGATTTTGCCGAAGAGGTCAACCGCCGCCCGGAGACGATGATCCGGGATGTGGATTTTTGA
- a CDS encoding type II toxin-antitoxin system VapC family toxin — protein sequence MYLLDTNVVSDVERRLPKPTAWLASVDPSSVNLSVITLGEIERGIVRLRKIDSEKATRLDLWLRELRRDNADRILAVTDDVALAWGRITAGRTRGSADTLIAATALVHNLVMVTRNVADFEETGVTVLNPWEI from the coding sequence ATGTATCTGCTCGACACAAATGTCGTGTCGGATGTGGAGAGGCGCTTGCCCAAGCCCACAGCTTGGTTGGCTTCGGTGGACCCGTCCTCGGTCAATCTCAGCGTTATTACCCTTGGAGAAATCGAGCGGGGGATTGTCAGGCTACGCAAGATCGACTCCGAAAAAGCAACACGCCTCGATCTCTGGCTGCGAGAGCTTAGGCGAGACAATGCCGACCGGATTCTTGCTGTTACGGATGATGTCGCGCTGGCTTGGGGCCGCATCACCGCCGGCCGTACACGAGGCAGCGCCGACACCCTGATCGCCGCAACCGCGCTTGTCCATAATCTCGTTATGGTGACACGTAATGTCGCCGATTTCGAAGAGACGGGCGTGACGGTGCTCAATCCCTGGGAAATTTAG
- a CDS encoding aldo/keto reductase gives MRYNQLGNTGLFVSELCLGTMTFGAAGQNAQWGLIASLDQKGVNEIVGRSLAAGVNFFDTADVYSFGESEKLLGQSLRDLGVARQNVVIATKVHGPMGEGPNQRGSSRGHIMDSVDASLERLQLDHIDLYQLHGTDAVAPIDETLRALDDLVSSGKVRYVGVSNWAAWRIAKALGIADRKGFARFETIQSYYSIAGRDLEREIVPLINEEKLGLMVWSPLAGGLLSGKYGPGAPGNGEGRRASFNFPPVNEDRAWAAVAAMREIAKRHDVSVATVALGYVLAKPFVMSVIIGASRMDQLEQNLAATGVKLDADDLARLDEVSALPAEYPGWMLERQGVGRRPAPFTPKA, from the coding sequence ATGCGCTACAACCAGCTTGGAAATACCGGGCTATTCGTCTCCGAACTGTGCCTCGGCACCATGACCTTCGGCGCCGCCGGCCAGAATGCCCAATGGGGCCTGATCGCCAGTCTCGATCAGAAGGGCGTCAACGAGATCGTCGGCCGCTCGCTCGCCGCCGGCGTCAACTTTTTCGACACGGCCGACGTCTATTCCTTCGGCGAGTCCGAAAAATTGCTCGGCCAGTCTCTCCGCGATCTCGGCGTCGCGAGGCAGAACGTGGTCATCGCCACCAAGGTGCATGGCCCCATGGGCGAAGGCCCGAACCAGCGCGGCTCCTCGCGCGGCCACATCATGGATTCGGTCGACGCCAGCCTCGAACGGCTGCAGCTCGACCATATCGATCTCTATCAATTGCACGGGACCGACGCGGTGGCGCCGATCGACGAGACGCTGCGGGCACTGGACGATCTCGTCTCCAGCGGCAAGGTCCGCTATGTCGGCGTCTCCAACTGGGCAGCGTGGCGCATCGCCAAGGCGCTGGGCATCGCCGACCGCAAGGGCTTTGCCCGCTTCGAGACCATCCAGTCCTACTACTCGATCGCCGGCCGCGATCTCGAGCGCGAGATCGTACCGCTCATCAATGAGGAGAAGCTCGGTCTGATGGTATGGTCGCCGTTGGCCGGCGGCCTGCTCTCGGGCAAATACGGACCCGGCGCGCCCGGCAATGGCGAGGGCCGCCGCGCCTCGTTCAATTTCCCACCGGTCAACGAGGACCGCGCCTGGGCGGCTGTCGCCGCCATGCGCGAGATCGCCAAAAGGCACGACGTCAGCGTCGCCACGGTGGCGCTCGGTTATGTCCTGGCCAAGCCCTTCGTGATGAGCGTCATCATCGGCGCCAGCCGCATGGACCAGCTCGAACAAAACCTTGCCGCGACCGGGGTGAAGCTTGACGCCGACGATCTCGCCCGTCTTGACGAAGTCAGCGCGCTGCCCGCCGAATATCCCGGCTGGATGCTCGAGCGCCAGGGCGTCGGGCGCCGTCCGGCGCCGTTCACGCCGAAAGCATGA
- a CDS encoding LysR family transcriptional regulator, translating into MARPDINRSGEIEVFVRVVEAGSFSAAARALRMTPSAVSKLIARLEARLGARLVSRSTRKLLLTPEGAAFHESGQRILADMAAAEREAAAGAAPRGRLRVNTYVPFGVHRLIPLLPRFLERYSEISVDLVLTDSVIDLMAERADVAIRAGPLGESRLVARKLGQSPGVVVAAPSYLDAHGTPLTPVDLDSHNRMGFGFVRHIDGWPFLDAAGNAVMIPITGNTLVSDGEAMRLMTLAGAGISRLARWHVAADIAAGRLVPLLEDFNPGDQEATHAVYVGQGRHLPARVRAFLDFLGESVRLT; encoded by the coding sequence ATGGCGAGACCCGACATCAACCGCTCCGGCGAGATCGAAGTGTTTGTGCGCGTCGTCGAGGCCGGCAGCTTCTCGGCGGCCGCCCGCGCATTGCGCATGACGCCATCGGCGGTCAGCAAGCTGATCGCGCGGCTGGAGGCCCGGCTAGGGGCCAGACTGGTCAGCCGCTCGACGCGCAAGCTGCTGCTGACGCCGGAAGGAGCGGCCTTCCACGAAAGCGGGCAGCGCATCCTGGCCGACATGGCGGCGGCCGAGCGCGAAGCGGCGGCCGGTGCCGCGCCGCGCGGGCGGCTGCGCGTCAACACCTACGTGCCCTTCGGGGTGCACCGGCTGATCCCGCTGCTGCCGCGCTTCCTCGAACGCTATTCCGAGATCTCGGTCGATCTGGTGCTGACCGACAGCGTCATCGACCTGATGGCGGAGCGCGCCGACGTCGCCATCCGGGCCGGCCCGCTCGGCGAATCACGGCTGGTGGCGCGCAAGCTTGGGCAGAGCCCGGGGGTCGTCGTTGCGGCCCCATCCTATCTCGATGCGCACGGTACGCCGCTGACGCCGGTCGATCTCGACAGCCACAACCGCATGGGCTTCGGCTTCGTCAGGCATATCGATGGCTGGCCATTCCTCGACGCGGCCGGCAACGCGGTCATGATCCCGATCACCGGCAACACGCTGGTCAGCGACGGCGAGGCGATGCGGCTGATGACGCTGGCCGGGGCGGGCATCTCCAGGCTGGCACGCTGGCATGTGGCGGCCGATATCGCCGCCGGCCGGCTGGTGCCGCTGCTGGAGGATTTCAATCCCGGAGACCAGGAGGCCACCCACGCCGTCTATGTCGGTCAGGGCCGGCACCTGCCGGCACGGGTGCGGGCTTTTCTCGATTTTCTCGGGGAGAGCGTCAGGTTGACCTGA
- a CDS encoding MFS transporter, with the protein MPLALYALAAGAFGIGVTEFVIMGLLIDVSKDLGVSISAAGQLISGYALGVVIGAPLLTIATGNWPRKTVLLALMAIFTLGNLACALAPDYWTLMGARIITAFAHGTFFGVGSVVATSLVAPNKKASAIALMFTGLTIANILGVPVGTWLGQAFGWRATFWAVTAVGLAAFAVILVLVPRSQAAPEKSELRADLAVLRRAPVLLGLATTVLGYAGVFAVFTYVAPLLTEISGFKEAAVSPILLVFGGGLIAGNLAGGKVADRWLVPAVLGSLVVLALVLATMSFAIHSQVMAVIYVGLLGAAAFATVAPLQMWVLEKAQGAGQSLASSFNIAAFNLGNALGAWLGGAVIAHGLGLGALTWVAALLPLGALAVAALALRLDRAPALGEPASARP; encoded by the coding sequence ATGCCTCTTGCTCTTTACGCCCTCGCCGCCGGTGCCTTCGGCATCGGCGTCACGGAATTCGTCATCATGGGCCTGCTTATCGACGTCAGCAAAGACCTTGGCGTCTCGATCTCGGCCGCCGGCCAGCTCATTTCGGGCTACGCGCTGGGCGTCGTCATCGGCGCGCCCTTGCTGACCATCGCCACCGGCAACTGGCCACGCAAGACGGTGCTCCTGGCGCTAATGGCCATCTTCACCCTTGGCAATCTCGCCTGCGCGCTGGCGCCCGATTACTGGACGCTGATGGGCGCCCGTATCATCACCGCCTTTGCCCATGGCACCTTCTTCGGCGTCGGCTCGGTGGTCGCCACCAGCCTCGTCGCGCCCAACAAGAAGGCCTCGGCGATCGCGCTGATGTTCACCGGCCTGACCATCGCCAATATTCTCGGCGTGCCCGTCGGCACCTGGCTCGGCCAGGCCTTTGGCTGGCGTGCGACCTTCTGGGCGGTAACCGCGGTCGGCCTCGCCGCCTTCGCCGTCATCTTGGTTCTGGTGCCGCGCAGCCAGGCGGCACCTGAAAAGAGCGAGCTTCGTGCCGACCTCGCCGTGCTGCGCCGCGCGCCCGTGCTGCTCGGCCTCGCGACCACGGTGCTCGGCTATGCCGGTGTCTTCGCCGTCTTCACCTACGTCGCCCCTCTGCTCACCGAGATCAGCGGCTTCAAGGAAGCGGCGGTGTCGCCGATCCTGCTCGTCTTCGGCGGCGGCCTCATCGCCGGCAACCTCGCCGGGGGCAAGGTCGCCGACCGTTGGCTCGTGCCCGCGGTCCTGGGCAGCCTTGTGGTGCTGGCGCTGGTGCTGGCGACAATGAGCTTCGCCATTCACAGCCAGGTCATGGCCGTGATCTATGTCGGCCTGCTGGGTGCGGCCGCCTTCGCCACCGTGGCGCCGCTGCAAATGTGGGTGCTGGAGAAGGCGCAAGGCGCCGGCCAGAGCCTCGCCTCCTCCTTCAACATCGCAGCCTTCAATCTCGGCAATGCCTTGGGCGCCTGGCTGGGCGGCGCGGTCATCGCCCACGGCCTTGGCCTCGGTGCCCTCACCTGGGTGGCCGCGCTGCTGCCGCTTGGCGCCCTCGCCGTGGCCGCATTGGCGCTGCGCCTCGACCGCGCGCCGGCGCTCGGCGAGCCGGCTTCCGCCCGGCCGTGA